Proteins encoded within one genomic window of Haloplanus vescus:
- a CDS encoding methyl-accepting chemotaxis protein — protein sequence MSAPTMKSTHRDAGGLAPEVEAESEVEQLRYERDYWRGLFEQLVENYPKMAVVLDTEDRLAHHNDVAEAVTGFDAETVLGENVYDAYPISEDDETFAQTVTREGQSRTEDEYRSIPTADGERWVQSTGVPLRDPDGELVGALETTTDVTDLVDQQQTITEVQSQVSEEVSTKADSAVETTERVDEAIESTRSLADEQVENMEEVAEEVGSLSATVEEVAASAEEVNERAAKAERLAAQSAESGADAIERMSDVAERSDEVADRTRNLAEQVAAIDDIVEVINDIAEQTNILALNANIEAARAGEAGDGFAVVADEVKSLATEVQSESERIDEIIREIRTEAEETIESVENVADEVHDGTDTIRELVDNQQTIVEVVDETSTGMEDIAEATDDQAVRTEEVASMVDTAADRAKSVSDEVETIADANAEQAAFVSDIAVAIERLESTVDQLDIDETVTIERGG from the coding sequence ATGTCTGCACCGACGATGAAGTCGACACACCGTGATGCCGGTGGACTCGCCCCCGAAGTCGAGGCCGAAAGCGAAGTCGAACAGCTTCGATACGAGCGCGACTACTGGCGCGGCCTCTTCGAGCAGTTGGTCGAGAACTACCCGAAGATGGCCGTCGTCCTCGACACCGAGGACCGCCTCGCACACCACAACGACGTGGCCGAAGCGGTGACCGGCTTCGACGCCGAGACGGTGCTCGGCGAGAACGTCTACGACGCCTATCCCATCTCCGAAGACGACGAGACGTTCGCCCAGACCGTCACTCGCGAGGGCCAGTCGCGGACCGAAGACGAGTATCGGTCCATCCCGACCGCCGACGGGGAGCGGTGGGTTCAATCGACCGGCGTCCCCCTCCGCGACCCCGACGGCGAACTCGTCGGCGCCCTGGAGACGACGACCGACGTGACCGACCTCGTGGACCAACAGCAGACCATCACCGAGGTGCAGTCACAGGTCTCGGAGGAGGTGTCGACGAAGGCAGATAGCGCCGTCGAGACGACCGAACGCGTCGACGAGGCCATCGAGAGCACGCGCTCGCTGGCCGACGAACAGGTCGAGAACATGGAGGAGGTCGCCGAGGAGGTCGGCTCGCTCTCGGCGACGGTCGAAGAGGTCGCTGCCTCTGCCGAGGAGGTTAACGAACGCGCCGCGAAGGCCGAACGCCTCGCGGCCCAGAGCGCCGAATCGGGCGCCGACGCCATCGAGCGCATGAGCGACGTGGCCGAGCGGAGCGACGAGGTGGCCGACCGGACTCGCAACCTCGCGGAACAGGTCGCGGCCATCGACGACATCGTGGAGGTCATCAACGACATCGCCGAGCAGACGAACATCCTCGCGCTCAACGCGAACATCGAGGCCGCGCGGGCGGGCGAGGCGGGCGACGGGTTCGCCGTCGTCGCCGACGAGGTGAAATCGCTCGCGACCGAGGTGCAGTCCGAGTCCGAGCGCATCGACGAGATTATCCGCGAAATCCGCACCGAAGCCGAGGAGACCATCGAGAGCGTCGAGAACGTCGCCGACGAGGTGCACGACGGCACCGACACGATTCGGGAGCTCGTCGACAACCAGCAGACCATCGTCGAGGTTGTCGACGAAACGTCGACCGGCATGGAGGACATCGCCGAGGCGACCGACGACCAAGCCGTCCGGACCGAGGAGGTGGCGAGCATGGTCGACACCGCCGCTGACCGCGCCAAGAGTGTCTCCGACGAAGTCGAGACAATCGCCGACGCGAACGCCGAACAGGCGGCCTTCGTCTCCGACATCGCCGTGGCCATCGAGCGACTCGAATCGACCGTCGACCAGCTGGACATCGACGAGACGGTCACCATCGAGCGCGGCGGCTGA
- the phoU gene encoding phosphate signaling complex protein PhoU, whose product MTRDEYQQSLADLSTDVLDMADLVAGRLDRALTALETVDEDAARDVATADDEVDRRYLDLEATCIQLFARQQPVASDLRFVASSFKILTDLERVGDLAVNLARYTLAADRARFEEVDLSAIGDLAREMLDDAMTAYRTDDAALCREVAERDDDLDTLCQRASERIVRDLIEREVDDGDTWAVEELMDDVSRLLLIVRDLERVGDHAVNIAARTLYMVESDPTLV is encoded by the coding sequence ATGACCCGAGACGAGTACCAGCAGTCGCTCGCCGACCTCAGCACGGACGTCCTCGACATGGCCGACCTCGTCGCCGGTCGCCTCGACCGTGCCCTGACGGCGCTGGAGACGGTCGACGAGGACGCGGCCCGCGACGTGGCGACGGCCGACGACGAGGTCGACCGTCGCTACCTCGACCTAGAGGCGACGTGCATCCAGCTGTTCGCCCGCCAGCAACCCGTCGCCAGCGACCTCCGCTTCGTCGCGTCGTCGTTCAAGATTCTCACGGACCTCGAACGCGTCGGCGACTTGGCGGTCAACCTCGCCCGGTATACGCTCGCGGCCGACCGGGCGCGGTTCGAGGAGGTCGACCTCTCGGCCATCGGCGACCTCGCCCGCGAGATGCTCGACGACGCGATGACGGCCTACCGCACCGACGACGCGGCGCTCTGCCGAGAGGTCGCGGAGCGCGACGACGACCTCGATACGCTGTGTCAGCGCGCGAGCGAGCGAATCGTTCGCGACCTGATCGAGCGCGAAGTCGACGACGGCGACACTTGGGCGGTCGAGGAACTGATGGACGACGTATCCCGACTGCTGTTGATCGTCCGCGACCTGGAACGCGTCGGCGACCACGCCGTCAACATCGCCGCGCGCACCCTGTACATGGTCGAAAGCGACCCGACGCTCGTCTAA
- a CDS encoding 50S ribosomal protein L15e: MARSFYSHIRDAWQNPDDGALAELQWQRKQDWREQGAIERIERPTRLDKARNLGYKAKQGIVVARTSVRKGGARKRRFKAGRRSKRQGVNRIGRRKSIQRIAEERTSRKYPNMRVLNSYWVGEDGSQKWHEVILVDPEHPAIQSDDDLNWVCDDTHRGRAFRGKTSAGQKGRGQQKRGKGTEHTRPSIGGDRRRGK, from the coding sequence ATGGCACGAAGCTTCTACTCTCACATCCGAGACGCGTGGCAGAACCCCGACGACGGGGCACTCGCCGAACTGCAGTGGCAACGAAAACAGGACTGGCGCGAGCAGGGCGCCATCGAGCGCATCGAGCGCCCGACCCGCCTCGACAAGGCGCGCAACCTCGGCTACAAGGCCAAGCAGGGCATCGTCGTCGCGCGGACCTCGGTCCGCAAGGGCGGGGCCCGAAAGCGCCGATTCAAGGCCGGGCGACGCTCGAAGCGACAGGGCGTCAACCGCATCGGTCGCCGGAAGAGCATCCAGCGCATCGCCGAGGAGCGCACCTCGCGCAAGTACCCCAACATGCGCGTGCTCAACTCCTACTGGGTGGGTGAAGACGGGTCGCAGAAGTGGCACGAAGTGATTCTCGTCGACCCCGAACACCCCGCGATTCAGAGCGACGACGACCTGAACTGGGTCTGCGACGACACGCACCGCGGCCGTGCGTTCCGTGGCAAGACCAGCGCCGGTCAGAAGGGTCGCGGACAGCAGAAGCGTGGCAAGGGGACGGAACACACCCGACCCAGCATCGGCGGCGACCGACGCCGCGGCAAGTAA
- a CDS encoding serine/threonine-protein kinase RIO2 — MVKNVAGVMAELEPEDFYLLSGVEQGMRFSEWVNREKLPDNAGLTAEEVEYRLDRCMKRDLVERRTIQYEGYQLTFEGYDALALHTFAERESIEGVGAPLGVGKESDVYEAQSYRPLALKFHREGYTNFREVDKERDYTADNHHVSWLYTARKAAEREHDALETLYPDVAVPRPVDHNRHAILMTKFEGVELARAKLEDEQVVGVLDLILDEVAGAYDAGMVHADLSEHNVAVASSGITIFDWPQSVPTDHANADELLERDVSNLVGFFRRKYPAVVPEVDTDRVARAVADGEFETVRAFATSRSS; from the coding sequence ATGGTCAAAAACGTCGCCGGCGTGATGGCCGAACTCGAACCCGAGGACTTCTATCTGCTCTCGGGCGTCGAGCAGGGGATGCGGTTCAGCGAGTGGGTGAACCGCGAGAAACTGCCCGATAACGCCGGTCTGACGGCCGAAGAGGTCGAGTATCGGCTCGACCGCTGTATGAAACGCGACTTGGTCGAGCGCCGGACCATCCAGTACGAGGGCTACCAGCTCACCTTCGAGGGGTACGACGCCCTCGCGCTCCACACCTTCGCAGAGCGTGAGTCCATTGAGGGCGTCGGCGCCCCCCTCGGCGTCGGCAAGGAGAGCGACGTCTACGAGGCCCAGTCCTACCGCCCGCTGGCGCTGAAGTTCCACCGCGAGGGGTACACCAACTTCCGCGAGGTGGACAAGGAGCGAGACTACACCGCCGACAACCACCACGTCTCGTGGCTCTACACGGCGCGCAAGGCGGCCGAACGGGAGCACGACGCGCTCGAAACGCTCTATCCGGACGTGGCGGTCCCGCGACCGGTCGACCACAACCGCCACGCCATCCTGATGACGAAGTTCGAGGGCGTCGAACTCGCGCGGGCGAAACTCGAGGACGAACAGGTGGTCGGCGTCCTGGACCTGATTCTCGACGAGGTGGCGGGCGCCTACGACGCGGGAATGGTCCACGCTGACCTCAGCGAACACAACGTCGCCGTCGCATCCTCGGGTATCACCATCTTCGACTGGCCGCAGTCGGTCCCCACCGACCACGCCAACGCCGACGAACTCCTCGAACGCGACGTGTCGAACCTCGTGGGCTTCTTCCGGCGGAAGTATCCGGCCGTCGTGCCCGAGGTGGACACGGACCGCGTCGCACGGGCCGTCGCGGACGGCGAGTTCGAGACGGTGCGCGCGTTCGCGACGAGTCGAAGTTCTTAA
- the pstC gene encoding phosphate ABC transporter permease subunit PstC, producing MEPVTRSERLTAAAGKQVQCVRDFVHDTDPAALVVVTVIAVSLLAAFVGFLAVSNLTILPFAVFLAATGYGWVRHQEETALVLTLTMTVSTLLILGLIIVFIFRESVPVLQYESATVFGVSVPGLRMFLQSNWDAVSPPIRYSMVPMIHGTVMVTVVATAVAGPLGVAAALFLSEIAPDVVREFVKPGVEILAGIPSIVYGFIGFTILSPWASDQFRTTGQGSYLFVGIVVGLMALPTVVSVAEDALSSVPESMKSGSLAVGTTDWQTMTSITLPAAFSGVSAAVLLGVGRAIGETMAATVMLRGVPRLTDPLVNVFYGQETLTSLIARNYGEADGFQMDALFVAGVILFVTVLVISIGAQYIEWRMRSKLGGGA from the coding sequence ATGGAACCAGTAACACGCAGTGAACGACTGACCGCGGCCGCCGGCAAACAGGTCCAGTGCGTTCGCGATTTCGTCCACGACACCGACCCCGCGGCGCTGGTCGTCGTCACGGTCATCGCCGTCTCCCTGTTGGCGGCGTTCGTCGGCTTCCTCGCGGTGTCGAACCTGACCATCCTGCCGTTCGCCGTGTTCCTCGCGGCGACGGGGTACGGGTGGGTGCGACATCAGGAGGAGACGGCGCTGGTGTTGACGCTGACGATGACGGTTTCGACCCTGCTGATACTCGGGCTGATTATCGTGTTCATCTTCCGGGAGTCGGTGCCGGTCCTTCAGTACGAGAGCGCGACCGTGTTCGGCGTGAGCGTCCCGGGGCTTCGGATGTTCCTCCAGTCCAACTGGGACGCGGTGTCGCCGCCGATTCGATACTCGATGGTGCCGATGATTCACGGGACGGTGATGGTGACCGTCGTCGCGACGGCCGTCGCCGGACCGCTGGGCGTCGCCGCCGCGCTCTTCCTCTCGGAGATAGCGCCCGACGTCGTCCGGGAGTTCGTCAAACCGGGCGTCGAAATCCTCGCTGGCATCCCCTCCATCGTCTACGGCTTCATCGGCTTCACCATCCTCAGCCCGTGGGCGTCCGACCAGTTCCGGACCACCGGGCAGGGGAGTTACCTCTTCGTCGGCATCGTCGTCGGGTTGATGGCGCTCCCGACGGTGGTCTCCGTCGCCGAGGACGCCCTCAGTAGCGTCCCCGAATCGATGAAAAGCGGGTCGCTCGCCGTCGGGACGACCGACTGGCAGACCATGACCTCGATTACCCTCCCTGCGGCGTTCTCGGGGGTCTCCGCCGCGGTCCTCCTCGGCGTCGGCCGCGCCATCGGCGAGACGATGGCCGCGACGGTCATGCTCCGTGGGGTGCCACGCCTCACCGACCCGCTGGTGAACGTCTTCTACGGTCAGGAGACGCTCACGTCGCTCATCGCCCGCAACTACGGCGAGGCAGACGGCTTCCAGATGGACGCCCTGTTCGTCGCGGGCGTCATCCTCTTCGTCACGGTGCTCGTCATCTCGATTGGCGCGCAGTACATCGAGTGGCGAATGCGGAGCAAGCTCGGGGGTGGGGCCTGA
- a CDS encoding PstS family phosphate ABC transporter substrate-binding protein: protein MSDDSDRNSRVSRRTFIATTGTVGIAGLAGCGGQSGGGGSGGESGGDSGATATDSGMDGEGSQSGSSSDGQNASLLTAEGSSTVYPISNTGSSYWNSNAPPSDGEYWGSNSESTVPGWEQLGEPDMLIADYFASKFGFEPTEQRSSPPFPTTVGLSHSGTGCEAVTDGLVDIGNSSGPITAELDWSEEQAQSTVVDNVVGRDGQPVVVSSDVIDAGITELTGEQVRAIYQDEITNWNQIEGVDYDQEIYAIGRAEGSGTDTAFRLNMLGDANASMSGVDTRFGQNQQVAQAVSQNEGAIAYMALAFTSESVVPVGIDFDGTLYEPDRDAEHTIFDSDYPLNRDLHMYTLIEEDNPDGGGYDAREAAFINMFLNEFGQTIFVEGNNYIPLPTSDLRSMKEQVSALATEDLVMP from the coding sequence ATGTCTGACGACTCAGACCGAAACAGTCGCGTTTCACGACGGACGTTCATCGCAACGACTGGCACCGTCGGCATCGCCGGCCTGGCCGGCTGCGGCGGCCAGTCCGGTGGTGGCGGGAGTGGCGGGGAGAGCGGTGGCGACTCCGGCGCCACTGCGACTGACTCCGGCATGGACGGCGAAGGCTCGCAGTCGGGGTCCAGCAGCGATGGGCAGAACGCGTCGCTGCTCACCGCGGAGGGGTCCTCGACTGTCTACCCCATCTCGAACACCGGCAGTTCCTACTGGAACTCCAACGCACCGCCGAGCGACGGCGAGTACTGGGGGTCGAACTCGGAGAGCACCGTCCCCGGCTGGGAACAGCTCGGCGAGCCGGACATGCTCATCGCGGACTACTTCGCCTCGAAGTTCGGCTTCGAGCCGACCGAGCAGCGCTCCAGCCCGCCGTTCCCGACGACGGTCGGCCTGAGCCACTCGGGGACCGGCTGTGAAGCCGTCACCGACGGACTGGTCGACATCGGCAACTCTTCGGGGCCCATCACGGCCGAACTCGACTGGAGCGAGGAGCAGGCCCAGAGTACGGTCGTCGACAACGTCGTCGGCCGCGACGGCCAGCCGGTCGTCGTCAGTTCGGACGTCATCGACGCCGGCATCACCGAGCTGACCGGCGAGCAGGTCCGGGCCATCTATCAGGACGAGATCACCAACTGGAACCAAATCGAAGGGGTCGACTACGACCAGGAAATCTACGCCATCGGTCGCGCCGAGGGCTCCGGGACGGACACCGCGTTCCGTCTCAACATGCTCGGTGATGCGAACGCCTCGATGTCGGGCGTTGACACCCGCTTCGGGCAGAACCAGCAGGTCGCGCAGGCCGTCTCCCAGAACGAGGGCGCCATCGCGTACATGGCGCTGGCGTTCACCAGCGAGTCGGTCGTTCCGGTCGGCATCGACTTCGACGGGACGCTCTACGAACCGGACCGCGACGCGGAGCACACCATCTTCGACAGCGACTACCCGCTCAATCGGGACCTCCACATGTACACGCTCATCGAGGAGGACAACCCCGACGGCGGCGGCTACGACGCGCGAGAAGCCGCGTTCATCAACATGTTCCTCAACGAGTTCGGTCAGACCATCTTCGTGGAGGGGAACAACTACATCCCGCTGCCGACGAGCGACCTGCGGTCGATGAAAGAGCAGGTGTCGGCGCTCGCCACCGAAGACCTGGTCATGCCCTAA
- a CDS encoding NAD(P)/FAD-dependent oxidoreductase — MHDVLIIGGGVAGLSAATFTARAGLDTLVLDAGGSILRRNAHLENYPGFPAGVNARQLLDLFAEGTDRAGCEHREAEVTRLRADDPFVAETASGDQYRADRVVVATKNAVDYLPDAVEVVDRGKPFVETDERGRTGVSGLYAAGRLAGKPHQAIVNAGHGAEVAVTLLEEADQPFYHDWVAPDGYFTDRGRDLPPGCEEIDDDERRRREDEARELLRERFADPHPSDQPTHPSLDDE; from the coding sequence ATGCACGACGTACTGATTATCGGTGGTGGCGTCGCCGGTCTGTCGGCGGCCACGTTCACGGCTCGCGCCGGTCTCGATACGCTCGTTCTGGACGCTGGTGGGTCCATCCTCCGGCGCAACGCGCATCTGGAGAACTACCCCGGCTTCCCCGCCGGCGTCAACGCCCGACAGTTGCTCGACCTGTTCGCCGAGGGCACCGACCGCGCGGGGTGTGAACACCGCGAGGCAGAAGTGACTCGCCTCCGCGCGGACGACCCGTTCGTCGCCGAGACAGCGTCGGGCGACCAGTACCGCGCCGACCGCGTCGTCGTCGCGACGAAAAACGCCGTCGACTACCTACCCGACGCGGTCGAAGTCGTCGACCGAGGCAAGCCCTTCGTCGAGACGGACGAGCGAGGGCGGACGGGCGTCTCGGGGCTGTACGCGGCCGGGCGCCTCGCCGGCAAGCCACATCAGGCCATCGTCAACGCCGGCCACGGCGCCGAGGTGGCGGTGACGCTACTCGAAGAGGCGGACCAGCCCTTCTATCACGACTGGGTGGCGCCCGACGGCTACTTCACCGACCGGGGCCGGGACCTGCCCCCGGGCTGTGAGGAAATCGACGACGACGAGCGTCGTCGCCGCGAGGACGAGGCCCGCGAACTGCTCCGGGAGCGATTCGCGGACCCACATCCCTCCGATCAACCCACCCACCCGAGCCTCGACGACGAGTAA
- the pstA gene encoding phosphate ABC transporter permease PstA encodes MAGATQSRLVEGDTTLTDAVAAVAVGLSATLFVLAVAAMFERVSLTGTLVGLPTVTLLGGLLVALGGTVAAFGLGSWVGYVETDPDATAGLIASFGAAVPWFVIGGGVASQTFGLGTAGGVVGGIVAGGVAFAATAVPREDVGSTVPLGALLAFVGAVFLTGTIGPDWLWDLGWEQQASITAEFLVPVATLFCALYGGWAAAKAYGRFGARGRHMGAYVLVYLNALSIVAFLFILIAFVVVRGLPGLLHGVRVGAGVGPQVFGSVQLPVYVPFVMNGVALLNDFQGVLPAIVGTIWLVVGAVLFAVPLGVGAAIFLTEYAERGRFTQAVEVATNGLWSTPSIVFGLFGFAFLIPRFGNRKSLLAGMLTLGFMLLPLVLITSREAMLSVPDEYRDASAALGVKKWQTIRSVVLPAALPGVITGVILGVGRIAGETAPILLTMAGGTFVPGGQTVDVIGGFEFTGSPPFVANPELLQATSALPYQLYALITAGVGLGSNVSDPDGFRWATALILLLVVLSFYAIGIGARYYFRQRLKHE; translated from the coding sequence ATGGCGGGCGCGACGCAGTCGCGACTCGTCGAGGGCGACACGACGCTGACCGACGCCGTCGCCGCGGTGGCGGTCGGTCTCTCCGCGACGCTGTTCGTCCTCGCGGTGGCGGCGATGTTCGAGCGAGTCAGCCTCACCGGCACCCTCGTCGGCCTGCCGACGGTGACACTGCTCGGTGGGCTGTTGGTCGCACTCGGCGGCACGGTGGCCGCCTTCGGTCTCGGGTCGTGGGTCGGCTACGTCGAGACCGACCCCGACGCGACTGCCGGCCTGATAGCCAGTTTCGGTGCGGCGGTCCCGTGGTTCGTCATCGGTGGCGGCGTCGCCTCCCAGACGTTCGGCCTCGGCACCGCCGGGGGCGTCGTTGGGGGTATCGTCGCCGGCGGCGTGGCCTTTGCCGCTACCGCTGTCCCCCGCGAGGACGTGGGGTCGACGGTGCCGCTCGGCGCCTTACTCGCATTCGTCGGCGCCGTCTTCCTCACCGGAACTATCGGTCCGGACTGGCTGTGGGACCTCGGCTGGGAACAGCAGGCCTCCATCACGGCCGAGTTCCTCGTCCCGGTCGCGACGCTGTTCTGTGCCCTCTACGGTGGCTGGGCCGCCGCGAAGGCCTACGGCCGGTTCGGCGCCCGCGGCCGACACATGGGTGCGTACGTCCTCGTCTATCTCAACGCGCTCTCTATCGTCGCCTTCCTGTTCATCCTCATCGCCTTCGTCGTCGTCCGGGGGCTTCCCGGCCTCCTTCACGGCGTCCGCGTCGGCGCCGGCGTCGGCCCGCAGGTGTTCGGGTCGGTTCAGTTGCCCGTGTACGTCCCCTTCGTGATGAACGGCGTGGCGCTCCTGAACGACTTCCAGGGCGTCCTCCCGGCCATCGTGGGGACCATTTGGCTGGTCGTCGGCGCGGTGCTGTTCGCGGTGCCGCTGGGCGTCGGTGCGGCCATCTTCCTCACCGAATACGCCGAGCGCGGCCGCTTTACGCAGGCCGTCGAGGTGGCGACGAACGGGCTCTGGAGCACGCCGAGCATCGTCTTCGGCCTGTTCGGGTTCGCCTTCCTCATCCCCCGGTTCGGCAACCGGAAATCGCTGCTGGCGGGGATGCTCACGCTCGGCTTCATGCTCCTGCCACTCGTGCTCATCACGAGTCGGGAGGCGATGCTCTCGGTCCCCGACGAGTATCGCGACGCGAGCGCGGCGCTCGGCGTGAAGAAGTGGCAGACGATTCGAAGCGTCGTCCTCCCCGCCGCGCTTCCGGGCGTCATCACGGGGGTCATCCTCGGCGTCGGCCGGATTGCGGGCGAGACGGCGCCGATTCTGCTGACGATGGCGGGCGGGACGTTCGTCCCCGGAGGCCAGACTGTCGACGTCATCGGCGGCTTTGAGTTCACCGGTTCGCCGCCCTTCGTCGCCAACCCCGAACTCCTGCAGGCGACCTCCGCGCTCCCCTATCAGCTGTACGCCCTCATCACCGCGGGCGTCGGCTTGGGGAGCAACGTCTCGGACCCCGACGGGTTCCGGTGGGCGACGGCGCTCATCCTCCTCCTCGTCGTCCTCTCGTTCTACGCGATTGGCATCGGCGCGCGGTACTACTTCCGACAGCGACTCAAGCACGAATAA
- a CDS encoding phosphate signaling complex PhoU family protein, producing the protein METRKLQKIGGSTYSVSLPKEWALEHHLEAGMPIHLYPHTDGSLVVRSAAHDGGALGSTTVTLPRADPEAVGRTLRAADAVGYDRITLRAPADATFTDAERRAVRQFVQTAVGLSVTEETDTHVTVENVLDASEVSIRQSVSQLRFTACSMHRTAAEALSAETDADRLADRDDEVDRLFAMLTRHFTRSLADFEEIDDLDVRRAALFEYYVVARQLERVADHAVRLGSLADRVDTDADALDEVTALAADARETVEVATTAALDADPDHAHDALDRRDALVDDVRTLDEALFESSPASAYALSRVLASLQRTVECGGNIASVALRSSVRPEA; encoded by the coding sequence ATGGAAACCCGAAAACTCCAGAAGATCGGTGGATCGACCTACTCCGTCTCGCTGCCGAAGGAGTGGGCCCTCGAACACCACCTCGAAGCCGGAATGCCGATTCATCTCTACCCGCACACCGACGGTTCGCTCGTCGTCCGCAGCGCCGCCCACGACGGCGGTGCGCTCGGCTCTACGACGGTCACGTTACCGCGCGCCGACCCCGAGGCGGTCGGGCGGACGCTCCGCGCGGCCGACGCCGTCGGCTACGACCGGATTACGCTCCGGGCCCCCGCTGACGCCACCTTCACCGACGCCGAGCGACGCGCGGTCCGCCAGTTCGTCCAGACGGCCGTCGGCCTCTCCGTCACCGAGGAGACGGACACGCACGTCACCGTCGAGAACGTCCTCGACGCCTCCGAGGTGTCCATCCGACAGTCGGTGTCCCAGCTCCGGTTCACCGCCTGCTCCATGCATCGAACCGCCGCCGAGGCCCTGTCGGCGGAGACGGACGCCGACCGCCTCGCCGACCGCGACGACGAGGTCGACCGCCTCTTCGCCATGCTCACCCGGCATTTCACGCGCTCGCTCGCGGACTTCGAGGAGATAGACGACCTCGACGTGCGGCGCGCCGCCCTCTTCGAGTATTACGTCGTCGCCCGGCAGCTCGAACGCGTCGCGGACCACGCCGTCAGGTTGGGGTCGCTCGCCGACCGCGTCGACACCGACGCCGACGCTCTCGACGAGGTCACTGCCCTCGCCGCCGACGCCCGCGAGACGGTCGAGGTGGCGACGACGGCGGCACTCGACGCCGACCCCGACCACGCACACGACGCACTCGACCGCCGCGACGCACTCGTCGACGACGTTCGAACGCTCGACGAGGCGCTCTTCGAGTCGTCGCCGGCCAGCGCCTACGCCCTCTCGCGGGTGCTTGCCAGCCTCCAGCGCACCGTCGAGTGCGGGGGCAATATCGCCAGCGTCGCGCTGCGGTCGAGCGTCCGTCCCGAGGCCTGA
- the pstB gene encoding phosphate ABC transporter ATP-binding protein PstB — protein MSNSQQTTSQHQTRTTDSDQSLETTSGETVEETEEAWVEYDFQGDAKMVAEDLDVYYGDDHALKGVSMEIPEESVTALVGPSGCGKSTYLRSLNRMNDRIDAARVDGSVQLDGKEIYQDGINLVELRKRVGMVFQSPNPFPKSIRDNIAYGPRKHGDIETGLLARMLGRDDSEEERELVERALKQAALWDEVQDRLDDNALGLSGGQQQRLCIARCLSVGPEVILMDEPASALDPIATAKIEDLIDSLAEEYTVVIVTHNMQQAARISDQTAVFLTGGKLVEYGDTDQIFENPQSQRVEDYITGKFG, from the coding sequence ATGAGTAATTCCCAACAGACCACGAGTCAGCATCAGACCAGAACGACGGACAGCGACCAGTCCCTCGAAACCACCAGCGGCGAGACGGTCGAGGAGACGGAGGAAGCGTGGGTCGAGTACGACTTCCAAGGGGACGCGAAGATGGTCGCCGAGGACCTCGACGTCTACTACGGCGACGACCACGCCCTGAAGGGTGTCTCGATGGAGATTCCCGAGGAGAGCGTCACCGCGCTCGTCGGCCCCTCGGGGTGTGGGAAGTCGACCTACCTCCGCTCTCTCAACCGGATGAACGACCGCATCGACGCCGCCCGCGTCGACGGGTCGGTCCAACTCGACGGGAAAGAAATCTACCAGGACGGCATCAACCTGGTCGAACTCCGCAAGCGGGTCGGCATGGTGTTCCAGTCACCCAACCCCTTCCCGAAGTCGATTCGGGACAACATCGCCTACGGCCCGCGGAAACACGGCGACATCGAAACCGGGCTGTTGGCGCGGATGCTCGGCCGCGACGACAGCGAGGAGGAGCGCGAACTCGTCGAGCGAGCGCTCAAACAGGCCGCGCTCTGGGACGAGGTGCAGGACCGCCTCGACGACAACGCCCTCGGCCTCTCCGGCGGCCAGCAACAGCGGCTCTGTATCGCTCGCTGTCTGTCCGTCGGCCCCGAGGTCATCCTGATGGACGAGCCAGCGTCCGCGCTCGACCCCATCGCCACCGCGAAAATCGAGGACCTCATCGACAGCCTCGCGGAGGAGTATACGGTCGTCATCGTCACGCACAACATGCAACAGGCGGCGCGTATCTCCGACCAGACCGCCGTATTCCTCACCGGCGGCAAACTCGTCGAGTACGGGGATACGGACCAAATCTTCGAGAATCCACAGAGCCAGCGTGTCGAAGACTACATCACCGGGAAGTTCGGGTAG